The following is a genomic window from Blattabacterium cuenoti.
TACACATAGATAATCTGACATAACCTTTTCCATTATTACCAAACAAACTACCAGGAGTAATAAAAATGTGATATTTTTGTAAAATATTTTCCGACCACTTTATATCATTATACTCTCCATTTTTTATTTTTGCCCAAACAAATATTCCGGAACTTTCTTTTCTATATTTTAAAGATAAACGATCACATATTTTCCATATTATTTTTTTTCTTTTAGAATATTCTATATTCAATTTATCAAACCAAGAATTATGTTGATTCATTGCTTCAATAGCCCCAATTTGAATTGGATAATACATTCCAGAATCCATTTGACTTTTTACTTTTAAAATATTGTTCAAAAATTCTTGATTACCAATTAACATACCAATACGCCATCCTGCCATATTGTAACTTTTACTTAAAGAATTTAATTCTAAAGATATATCTTTAGATTCTGGAATATTAAAAATGCTTAAAGGAGGTTGATTATTTAATATAAAACTATAAGGATTATCATGCACTAATAAAATATTATTTCTTTTTGCAAAACGTACTATTTCTGTTAACTGATCAAAAGTTGCAATAGTACCTGTAGGCATATGAGGATAATTAATCCACATTATTTTAACATTAGTCAAATCTTGTTTTTCCATATTTTTTATATTTGGAATCCAGTTTTCTTTTTCATGAAGATGATAATATATAATTTCTGATCCAACAAGTTTAGAAATCGACGAATAAACAGGATATCCAGGATTTGGAATCAATACTTTATTTCCTTTTTCCAGATAAGCCATACTAATATGCATAATTCCTTCTTTAGATCCCATTAAAGGTAAAATTTCTTTATTTGGATCTAAATCAACTTGATAATTATTTTTATACCAAACAGAAATAGTTTGTCTTAATTTTTCTATTCCAATATAACTTTGATAAGTATTTGCATAATATAATTCTGAAGCATTTTTCATTTTTTGTATTACTTCATTTGGAGGAAGTAAATCAGGATTTCCAATCCCCAAATTAATAACATTTATTCCTTTTTTATTAAGATTATAAATTTCTTTCATTTTCTCTGAAAAAAAGTATTCCGAGATATTATGCATTCTTTTTGCTACTAAAATCATTATAATCTAATTATTCCTTGTTTATATTCTCCCATAATATAAAATTGATGAATA
Proteins encoded in this region:
- a CDS encoding pyridoxal phosphate-dependent aminotransferase, whose amino-acid sequence is MILVAKRMHNISEYFFSEKMKEIYNLNKKGINVINLGIGNPDLLPPNEVIQKMKNASELYYANTYQSYIGIEKLRQTISVWYKNNYQVDLDPNKEILPLMGSKEGIMHISMAYLEKGNKVLIPNPGYPVYSSISKLVGSEIIYYHLHEKENWIPNIKNMEKQDLTNVKIMWINYPHMPTGTIATFDQLTEIVRFAKRNNILLVHDNPYSFILNNQPPLSIFNIPESKDISLELNSLSKSYNMAGWRIGMLIGNQEFLNNILKVKSQMDSGMYYPIQIGAIEAMNQHNSWFDKLNIEYSKRKKIIWKICDRLSLKYRKESSGIFVWAKIKNGEYNDIKWSENILQKYHIFITPGSLFGNNGKGYVRLSMCSSIPTLKMAKNRISSS